The stretch of DNA CGTTTTTTTCATTGGCTCTGCAGTGTTGCACAGCGACGATTCACTCGTCTCACGCCTATTCTTGAGCGTGCTACTGCAAAAATGGAAGAACTCGTTACTGAACATAAGTCGTTTGCGGTAATGTTCTTACGTCACCATAAATGGACATGCGCATTCAGTGTCCTCTTAACCTGTGGTTTCTTCGGAGCACGGATCGTTGGCAGTTACATAGTCGTGAAGGCACTCAACGGGGAGGCGACCCTATGGGAACTCAGCGTTGTTGGATTGCTGCTCAATTTCGTCGTGCTCTTTGCACCAAGCCCTGGTGCAAGTGGCGTTGCAGAGGTTCTAACCGTTGGGTTGATGGAAAATTTGATTCTCAAAGAATTGATACCGCTGTATGTGTTGTTGACGCGGTTCTTCGCTATCTATTGTGCTGTTGTCGTTGGTGGGATTGTCATGAGTTCACAATTGGCAAAGGATTTTAGAATACATAAAAGGACATAGCGAAAGATGTTGGAATAGCCGTCTGTCATTCGGTTTCCGATAGCCAATCGTATATGTCCTTATTTCTGTCTCCTGCGTGGAACGACACGCAAAAACCCATTGTCCCGCAAGCCTCTATAGGTTTGCGCAGAATAGAAAAAAGTTCAAAAGGAGTGTCCGTTGTCCATTCCTTAACCGGACTTTCAGCCTTTTATCACCTTTGCGGTGACTATCGTATTTGTCAGAAACCGATTTTGACGACGGAAAGATCGGGACGAAAACTCAATCATTAGAAAGAAGGAAAATTATGGCGACCACTTATGAGAAAATTGAACCCGCAGCAACGAAACTCGGTTGGATTGGTACCGGCGTAATGGGACGGTGGATGTGTCAACATCTGATGGACCTCGGATATGGGATGACAGTCTATAACCGGACGAAATCGAAGGCTGACCCTTTACTGGAAGCAGGCGCGGCGTGGGCAGATTCCCCGAGCGATGTTGCCGCTGCCTCCGATATTATCTTTACGATTGTCGGGTTCCCACCCGATGTCCGCGAAGTCTACCTCGGCGACAGCGGTATTTTAAAGGGGACGAAACCCGGAAGTATCATTGTTGATATGACGACGACGGAACCCTCTCTTGCGCAAGAAATTTACGCCGCAGCACAGGCACAGGATGTTTCGTCAGTCGATGCGCCTGTTTCAGGGGGTGACGTTGGTGCGCGAGAGGCTCGCCTCTCTATCATGGTCGGAGGCGACGAGGCTGCTGTGCAAGCCGTTATGCCGCTCTTCTCAGCGATGGGAAAAAACATCGTTCATCAGGGGGGCGCGGGGGCTGGACAGCACACCAAAATGTGCAATCAAATCACGATTTCGGGGACGATGATCGGGGTCTGCGAAGGGTTAATCTATGGCTACAGAGCTGGATTGGATTTGGAGACGATGCTATCATCGATTAGTGGTGGGGCAGCGGCTTGCTGGTCTCTGGACAATTTAGCACCACGACTTCTCCAGCGAAACTTCGATCCCGGTTTCTTTGTGGAGCATTTTATCAAAGATATGAGCATCGCCTTGGACGAGGCGCGCAAGATGAACCTGAGTCTGCCCGGACTCGCGTTGGTGCATCAACTCTACACGGCTGTGCAGGCACAGGGACATGGTAGGTTAGGCACACAGGCACTGATGCTGGCGTTAGAACAGATGTCTGGTGTGGAAGTCAACTAAAGGTGAGTTCACTGTAAAAATGTCTTCGCTGGCGTGGTGTTTTTGCTTGGGTGTTCCCTCAGAAACCACACCAGCGAAGCACGAACTTTCAAAGTTCTCTTATGCTGAAGCAGGATCTAAGCGCATCGGCATTATGAGGGAGACGTAGTTGTCATCATCTACGGGTTTGATGAGAACAGGGTTCAACTCGCCTGAAAATTCCAGCGACAACGACCCCGTTTCAATATGAGACAATGCCTCTATCAATAATCGAGCGTCGAAACCGATCCTTACACTCCCAGTGCTGGACTCCACAGGCAAGGTCTCGTATGCTTCTCCTAATTCTGGAGTCCTCGCGGAGACCTGAACTTGTTCTGAATCGATTTCTAAGCAGATCGAATAATTCTTTGGATTCGACAGTAGGGCGACCCGTCGTGTAGCACTTAAGATCCCTTCTTTTGAAACAACCGCTCTGCCTTCGGACGATTCGGGAATGATTTTCTCATATTTCGGATAATCACCCTCCACGAGTCGCGTCGTTAAAGTCGCGTTTCCATCGGTAAAGAGGATTTGGTTTTCAAAAACTGAAATGCTGACCTCACCGGCATCGACGAAGGTTCGCGCGATCTCGCG from Candidatus Poribacteria bacterium encodes:
- a CDS encoding NAD(P)-dependent oxidoreductase; translation: MATTYEKIEPAATKLGWIGTGVMGRWMCQHLMDLGYGMTVYNRTKSKADPLLEAGAAWADSPSDVAAASDIIFTIVGFPPDVREVYLGDSGILKGTKPGSIIVDMTTTEPSLAQEIYAAAQAQDVSSVDAPVSGGDVGAREARLSIMVGGDEAAVQAVMPLFSAMGKNIVHQGGAGAGQHTKMCNQITISGTMIGVCEGLIYGYRAGLDLETMLSSISGGAAACWSLDNLAPRLLQRNFDPGFFVEHFIKDMSIALDEARKMNLSLPGLALVHQLYTAVQAQGHGRLGTQALMLALEQMSGVEVN